The Actinomycetota bacterium region CATCAGAACGGCGCCACCTCGTTCGTGAAGTCCCAGGTCTCGAGGTTCTGCTTCAGCCGAGCCAGGAACTCCGCGGCGCGGATCTCGCACCCGAAGACGCCTCCGAACTCGGACGCCACGTCCTGGGCGAAGACCTCGACGCCGGGTGCGTCCCCGTTCAACTCGGCCACCGAGGTGACGCCGCGGTCCACGATCCCGCAGGGGACTATCCCCCGGAAGTAGCCCAGGTCGGGGGAGACGTTCAGCGCGTAACCGTGCTTCGTGATCCCCCGGGAGACCTTCACGCCGATCGCGCCGATCTTGCTCAGCCCGACCCACACCCCGGACGCCCCCGGCACCCGGCTCCCCTCGATCCCGTACCGGCGCAGCGCGCGGATCAGCACCTCCTCGAGGTCGCGCACGTACCGGACGAGGTCGCCCTGGGGGCCGATGTCCACGATCGGGTAGCCCACCAGCTGTCCGGGACCGTGGTACGTGACCTGTCCCCCGCGGTCGGCCTCGACCACCGCGACCCCGCGCTCACGCAGGGTCGCGTCGTCCCAGAGCACGTCGCCGCGGGAGCCGCGGCGTCCGACCGTGTAGACGTGCGGGTGGGTCAGTTGGAGCAGGGTGTCGCCGACGGCTCCCGACGCGCGCCGCTCGTGCAGGTCCTGCTGCAGGGCGAGGCCGTCCGTGTACGCGACCTCGCCCAGCCAGCAGACGTCCATCAGAACGGCGCCACCTCGTTCGTGAAGTCCCAGGTCTCGAGGTTCTGCTTCAG contains the following coding sequences:
- the lipB gene encoding lipoyl(octanoyl) transferase LipB, translated to MDVCWLGEVAYTDGLALQQDLHERRASGAVGDTLLQLTHPHVYTVGRRGSRGDVLWDDATLRERGVAVVEADRGGQVTYHGPGQLVGYPIVDIGPQGDLVRYVRDLEEVLIRALRRYGIEGSRVPGASGVWVGLSKIGAIGVKVSRGITKHGYALNVSPDLGYFRGIVPCGIVDRGVTSVAELNGDAPGVEVFAQDVASEFGGVFGCEIRAAEFLARLKQNLETWDFTNEVAPF